A genomic segment from Propionibacteriaceae bacterium ZF39 encodes:
- a CDS encoding CDP-alcohol phosphatidyltransferase family protein — protein MDMSTRTGAAGRLAPLTPADWVTVTRAAMGAGAAVLVVLSLVGVLPQRPWSLFLLLVPTFALDAVDGAVARRTNTVTRRGAMWDMEVDSALLLIASLAVAPFAPWALAIGLMRYAFGIGGRLRPAWRGRLPFNQVRRVIAGFQAVALATALAPFVPILLAQLVTGLAVALLFFSFGRDIRYLERHDTAVPQ, from the coding sequence ATGGATATGTCGACGCGCACCGGGGCCGCGGGGCGCCTTGCGCCCCTGACCCCCGCGGACTGGGTGACCGTCACGCGCGCGGCGATGGGCGCAGGTGCGGCAGTCCTGGTCGTGCTCAGCCTGGTCGGCGTCCTGCCCCAGCGGCCGTGGTCTCTGTTCCTGCTCCTGGTCCCCACCTTCGCGCTCGATGCCGTCGACGGCGCGGTGGCCCGCCGAACCAACACCGTCACCAGGCGCGGTGCCATGTGGGACATGGAGGTCGACTCGGCCCTGCTCCTGATCGCCAGCCTCGCCGTGGCCCCGTTCGCGCCGTGGGCACTGGCGATCGGGCTCATGCGCTACGCCTTCGGCATCGGCGGTCGCCTCCGGCCCGCCTGGCGCGGCCGGTTGCCCTTCAATCAGGTACGCCGGGTCATCGCGGGGTTCCAGGCCGTGGCGCTGGCGACGGCGCTGGCGCCGTTCGTGCCGATCCTGCTGGCCCAGCTGGTCACCGGTCTGGCAGTGGCCCTGCTCTTCTTCTCGTTCGGGCGCGATATCCGCTACCTCGAACGGCACGACACCGCGGTTCCACAGTGA
- a CDS encoding lysylphosphatidylglycerol synthase transmembrane domain-containing protein yields MRPAIGAALLVAVVVMLGPETVLTGVRSLDAPTLLIGAALAAWSTAFASWRWVTIARACGLSLNFRDALVSYYRSQLLNSTLPGGVLGDVDRAAWQARHQRDIPRGAGAVAVERTVGQTVLLLGAAVVMVLWGSGAGFSPAVLTGLAVACVAFAGLTVVVGWRTQVLARGRTSIGFFVRIVTASALAIMGYVGTFLLAAHAVGVTAPATELLPLAVLVIAGSAIPVNFAGWGPREGVAAWAFATAGLGAELGLSVSVAYGLISLVAVLPGLIPIALGRRPVEHPMDTKEIPMA; encoded by the coding sequence GTGCGACCGGCGATCGGGGCCGCCCTGCTCGTCGCCGTGGTGGTGATGCTCGGACCGGAGACGGTCCTCACCGGCGTACGCAGCCTCGACGCGCCGACCCTGCTGATCGGCGCTGCGCTCGCGGCGTGGTCGACGGCTTTTGCGAGCTGGCGATGGGTCACGATCGCGCGGGCCTGCGGGTTGTCGCTGAACTTTCGGGACGCCCTCGTCTCGTATTACCGATCCCAGTTGCTCAACTCCACCCTGCCGGGTGGCGTCCTCGGTGACGTGGACCGAGCGGCCTGGCAGGCGCGGCATCAGCGCGATATCCCCCGCGGGGCCGGGGCGGTCGCGGTGGAGCGCACGGTCGGGCAGACGGTTCTGCTCCTGGGCGCAGCGGTGGTCATGGTGCTCTGGGGATCGGGCGCCGGCTTCTCCCCCGCCGTCCTGACCGGTCTCGCCGTCGCCTGTGTGGCTTTCGCCGGGCTCACGGTGGTCGTCGGATGGCGTACGCAGGTCCTCGCGCGCGGCCGGACGTCCATCGGCTTCTTCGTCAGGATCGTCACGGCGTCGGCCCTGGCGATCATGGGATATGTGGGCACGTTCCTGCTCGCTGCCCATGCGGTCGGAGTAACTGCCCCGGCGACCGAGTTGCTTCCCCTCGCCGTGCTCGTGATCGCCGGGTCGGCCATCCCGGTGAACTTCGCGGGTTGGGGCCCGCGGGAGGGCGTGGCCGCGTGGGCCTTCGCGACGGCCGGGCTGGGCGCGGAGCTCGGGTTGTCCGTGTCCGTGGCCTATGGGCTGATCAGCCTCGTGGCCGTCCTGCCCGGCCTGATTCCGATCGCGCTGGGCCGGAGGCCAGTCGAACATCCTATGGACACCAAAGAAATTCCTATGGCATGA
- a CDS encoding 2-oxoacid:acceptor oxidoreductase subunit alpha, translating to MTTPVQTLDRVVIRFAGDSGDGMQLTGDRFTADSAVFGNDISTLPNFPAEIRAPQGTLPGVSSFQLHFANYDIMTPGDRPDVLVAMNPAALKANLRDVSPGAVLIIDTAEFTKRNLAKVGYDSNPLEDDSLESYQVHAFDLSGLTVGAVKEFGLTRKDATRAKNMFALGLLCWLFNRPTEGTERFLTEKFANKPDIRDANIAAFRAGWAFGETTEAFAHRYQVNAAVMPSGNYRQITGNTALAYGLVTAAQKAGLTMFFGAYPITPASDILHEVTKLKKFNVQTFQAEDEIAAVGAALGASFVGALGVTSSSGPGIALKAETIGLGVMTELPLVIVDVQRAGPSTGMPTKTEQADLLQVLFGRNGEAPVPVIAAQSPSDCFDAAIEATRWAVKYRTPVFVLSDGYLANGAEPWNIPDLATIPPIDPKFATEPNGPTGKFEPYRRDEDTLARPWAVPGTPGLEHRIGGLEKADITGNISYDPANHERMTKLRQAKVDGIVADIPDLVVDDPSGEAKVLVIGWGSSYGPITAGVRRTRAVGGKVAQVHLRHLNPFPANLGEILKSYDTVICPEMNSGQLAMLLRAKFLVDVQSYSRVRGLPISLSELAADLLEYIGHQVEPTEEMLNEEITDNGAEPRHEGHHDPKPTALTDPGPTTTDLVDAKDAQ from the coding sequence GTGACGACACCCGTCCAGACCCTCGACCGCGTGGTCATTCGCTTCGCGGGCGATTCCGGTGACGGTATGCAGCTGACCGGCGACCGATTCACGGCCGACTCCGCGGTCTTCGGCAACGATATTTCGACGCTGCCGAACTTCCCGGCCGAGATCCGCGCCCCCCAGGGCACCCTTCCCGGCGTGTCGAGCTTCCAGCTGCACTTCGCGAACTACGACATCATGACGCCGGGCGACCGTCCCGACGTGCTCGTCGCGATGAACCCGGCCGCCCTGAAGGCGAACCTGCGTGATGTCTCACCCGGTGCCGTGCTCATCATCGACACCGCTGAGTTCACCAAGCGCAACCTCGCCAAGGTCGGCTATGACAGCAACCCGCTCGAGGACGACTCGCTGGAGAGCTATCAGGTCCATGCGTTCGACCTGTCCGGCCTCACTGTCGGCGCCGTCAAGGAGTTCGGGCTCACCCGCAAGGACGCGACGCGGGCCAAGAACATGTTCGCCCTGGGCCTGCTGTGCTGGTTGTTCAACCGGCCCACCGAGGGCACCGAACGCTTCCTCACCGAGAAATTCGCGAACAAGCCCGATATCCGCGACGCCAACATCGCCGCGTTCCGCGCGGGTTGGGCGTTCGGCGAGACCACCGAGGCGTTCGCCCACCGTTACCAGGTGAACGCAGCAGTCATGCCGTCCGGCAACTATCGCCAGATCACCGGCAACACCGCGCTGGCGTACGGCCTGGTCACCGCCGCCCAGAAGGCCGGGCTCACGATGTTCTTCGGGGCGTACCCGATCACTCCGGCCTCCGACATCCTCCACGAGGTCACCAAGCTCAAGAAGTTCAACGTGCAGACGTTCCAGGCGGAGGACGAGATCGCCGCGGTCGGCGCGGCCCTCGGTGCGAGCTTCGTCGGCGCGCTCGGCGTGACCTCTTCCTCCGGCCCGGGCATCGCCCTCAAGGCCGAGACCATCGGCCTCGGCGTCATGACCGAGCTCCCGCTCGTGATCGTGGACGTCCAGCGGGCCGGCCCCTCGACCGGCATGCCGACCAAGACCGAGCAGGCCGACCTGCTCCAGGTTCTGTTCGGCCGAAACGGCGAGGCCCCGGTTCCCGTGATCGCGGCCCAGTCGCCGTCCGACTGCTTCGACGCGGCCATCGAGGCGACCCGGTGGGCCGTGAAATATCGCACGCCCGTCTTCGTGCTGTCCGACGGCTATCTCGCCAACGGCGCCGAGCCGTGGAATATCCCCGACCTGGCCACGATCCCGCCGATCGACCCCAAGTTCGCCACCGAGCCGAACGGCCCGACGGGCAAGTTCGAGCCCTATCGCCGTGACGAGGACACCCTCGCCCGACCGTGGGCCGTCCCGGGCACCCCGGGCCTCGAACACCGCATCGGCGGCCTCGAGAAGGCCGACATCACCGGCAACATCTCCTATGACCCGGCCAACCACGAGCGCATGACCAAGCTCCGCCAGGCCAAGGTTGACGGGATCGTCGCCGACATCCCCGACCTCGTCGTCGACGATCCCTCGGGCGAGGCGAAGGTCCTCGTGATCGGCTGGGGGTCGTCCTATGGCCCGATCACCGCAGGCGTACGCCGGACCCGCGCGGTGGGCGGCAAGGTCGCGCAGGTGCACCTGCGTCACCTCAACCCGTTCCCCGCCAACCTGGGCGAGATCCTGAAGTCCTATGACACCGTGATCTGCCCGGAGATGAACTCGGGCCAGCTGGCGATGCTGCTGCGCGCCAAGTTCCTGGTTGACGTGCAGAGCTACTCGCGCGTCCGCGGCCTGCCGATCTCCCTGTCGGAACTCGCTGCAGACCTCCTGGAATACATCGGCCATCAGGTCGAGCCCACCGAGGAGATGCTCAACGAGGAGATCACTGACAACGGCGCCGAACCGCGCCACGAGGGTCACCACGACCCGAAGCCGACGGCTCTGACCGATCCCGGCCCCACCACCACCGACCTCGTCGACGCCAAGGATGCCCAGTGA
- a CDS encoding 2-oxoacid:ferredoxin oxidoreductase subunit beta: MTATEFEGLNRVPLSITPHNRKDFTSDQEVRWCPGCGDYAVLAAFQGFMPELGIKRENSVIISGIGCSSRFPYYVNSFGMHSIHGRAPAIATGVATAREDVGVWVITGDGDALSIGGNHLIHALRRNVNLTILLFNNRIYGLTKGQYSPTSEQGKVTKSSPFGSVDQPFNPLSVALGAEASFVARTIDSDRKHLTEVLKAAAKHRGASFVEIYQNCPIFNDGAFDALKGADTADAIIPLVHGEPIRFGAESRFGVVRTEVGGLEVAEIDDSNADRVVVHDAHNADPSYAFALSRLTNIGVLRQTPIGVLRQVDRPVYDDLVREQIETAKNSQEPTLDELQGLINGRDTWTVG, encoded by the coding sequence GTGACCGCGACCGAATTCGAGGGCCTCAACCGGGTCCCGCTCAGCATCACCCCGCACAACCGCAAGGACTTCACGTCCGACCAGGAGGTGCGCTGGTGCCCCGGCTGCGGCGACTATGCCGTCCTGGCCGCGTTCCAGGGCTTCATGCCCGAGCTGGGGATCAAGCGCGAGAACAGCGTCATCATCTCCGGCATCGGTTGCTCGTCGCGGTTCCCCTATTACGTGAACTCCTTCGGCATGCACTCGATCCACGGCCGCGCCCCGGCGATCGCCACGGGCGTCGCCACTGCTCGCGAGGATGTGGGCGTCTGGGTGATCACCGGTGACGGCGACGCGTTGTCGATCGGCGGCAATCACCTGATCCATGCGCTGCGCCGCAACGTCAACCTGACGATCCTGCTGTTCAACAACCGGATCTATGGCCTGACCAAGGGGCAATATTCGCCGACCTCCGAGCAGGGCAAGGTCACCAAGTCGTCCCCGTTCGGCTCGGTCGACCAGCCGTTCAACCCGCTGTCGGTGGCGCTGGGTGCCGAGGCCTCCTTCGTGGCTCGCACCATCGACTCCGACCGCAAGCACCTCACCGAGGTGCTCAAGGCCGCGGCGAAGCATCGGGGCGCGAGCTTCGTGGAGATCTATCAGAACTGCCCGATCTTCAACGACGGCGCGTTCGACGCGCTCAAGGGTGCCGACACCGCCGACGCGATCATCCCCCTGGTCCACGGCGAGCCGATCCGGTTCGGCGCGGAGAGCCGTTTCGGAGTGGTACGCACCGAGGTCGGCGGCCTGGAGGTCGCCGAGATCGACGACAGCAATGCCGACCGGGTGGTCGTCCACGACGCCCACAACGCCGATCCGAGCTATGCGTTCGCGCTCTCGCGCCTGACCAATATCGGCGTGCTGCGCCAGACCCCGATCGGCGTACTCCGCCAGGTCGACCGGCCCGTCTATGACGACCTCGTCCGCGAACAGATCGAGACCGCCAAGAACAGCCAGGAACCGACCCTGGACGAACTCCAGGGCCTGATCAACGGGCGCGATACCTGGACCGTCGGCTGA
- the rarD gene encoding EamA family transporter RarD: MTPDRRAHKLGVFAALGAYFLWGIVPMFWPLLDRAGAVEILAHRIAWSTVFGAVLVAVFARKRWRAQITGRGTIMRLLLASVVIAVNWGVYIWAVNNGRVTESALGYYINPLLAILVGVFVFSEKLSPVQWGAIGLAAVAVVVITIEYGQPPWVALVLAVSFTIYGVIKKGVKVEPIVSLTVESALMFLPAVGFMIWLASRNQSTFLEIGIGHDLLLVASGIVTAIPLLLFAFAAQRIPLSLLGLTQYLAPTMQFLLGVFYFKEAMSSGRWIGFALVWLALMIISTQAVITARRKRRAERTAAAAEVPVEEPR, translated from the coding sequence GTGACACCTGACCGTCGCGCCCACAAACTGGGTGTGTTCGCCGCACTCGGCGCCTATTTCCTCTGGGGCATCGTCCCGATGTTCTGGCCGCTGCTCGACAGGGCCGGGGCGGTCGAGATCCTCGCCCACCGCATTGCGTGGTCGACGGTCTTCGGCGCGGTCCTGGTGGCCGTGTTCGCGCGGAAACGCTGGCGGGCCCAGATCACCGGACGCGGCACGATCATGCGCCTCCTGCTCGCTTCGGTCGTCATCGCCGTCAACTGGGGCGTCTATATCTGGGCGGTCAACAACGGGCGGGTGACGGAGTCGGCGCTCGGCTACTACATCAACCCCCTGCTCGCGATCCTGGTCGGCGTTTTCGTCTTCTCCGAGAAGCTGTCCCCGGTGCAGTGGGGGGCGATCGGCCTGGCGGCGGTGGCCGTCGTGGTCATCACGATCGAATACGGGCAGCCGCCCTGGGTGGCGCTCGTGCTCGCCGTGTCGTTCACGATCTATGGCGTGATCAAGAAGGGCGTGAAAGTCGAACCGATCGTGTCACTCACGGTCGAGTCCGCCCTGATGTTCCTGCCGGCCGTCGGCTTCATGATCTGGCTGGCCTCCCGCAACCAGTCCACGTTCCTCGAAATCGGCATCGGCCACGACCTCCTGCTCGTCGCCTCCGGCATCGTCACAGCCATCCCGCTGCTGCTGTTCGCGTTCGCCGCCCAGCGGATCCCGCTGTCCCTGCTCGGCCTCACGCAATACCTGGCCCCGACCATGCAGTTCCTGCTCGGCGTCTTCTATTTCAAGGAAGCCATGTCCTCGGGACGGTGGATCGGCTTCGCCCTCGTCTGGCTGGCACTCATGATCATCTCAACCCAGGCCGTGATCACCGCCCGCCGCAAGCGCCGCGCCGAACGCACCGCTGCCGCGGCTGAGGTCCCCGTCGAAGAACCCCGATGA
- a CDS encoding M13-type metalloendopeptidase: MTSTIPALTHSDFDPAISPADDLFRHVNGTWLRTSEIAPDKPGAGAFIELRDEAEAAVRDIITGLDAGEPGSDAARIADLYASFMDTERIEALGPTPLQPWLDQVEQVGTTADLSRLFGTWLALGVRSVLGFGADADPGNPERALLFSGQSGLGLPDESYYREEQHAKIRDEYAQHVERTFALIGAPDPAAAAARVLELETAVAAAHWDKVRTRDLQQMYNLTTWSDFAAAAPGIDWTAFREAAGIPESALAEIVNAQPSYVTGLAEMVTDERLEQWRDWARFALVSSLSPYLPEAFVAERFHFYGTVLSGTPTNRERWKRGVGLVEGALGEAVGKIYVNQHFTVRAKERMDVLVANLIEAYRQSITDLEWMTEDTKTEALTKLSRFRPKIGFPEEWRDYSTLAIDRTDLIGNVVAANRFELDREVAKALQPVDLKEWFMTPQTVNAYYHPLRNEIVFPAAILQPPFFNDTADDAVNYGAIGAVIGHEIGHGFDDQGSTCDGDGRLRNWWTDADRAAFTDRTKVLIDQYAELSPEGADGQKVNGELTIGENIGDLGGLSIALKAWQIATEGQDVPEVDGLTGEQRLFLSWGAVWQAKYRPEMVKQRLATDPHSPNEFRCNQIVRNIDEFYSAFDVTPDNALWLDPELRVTIW, from the coding sequence GTGACGAGCACGATCCCTGCCCTGACCCATTCCGACTTCGACCCGGCCATCAGCCCGGCGGACGACCTTTTCCGCCACGTGAACGGCACCTGGCTGCGCACGAGCGAGATCGCCCCCGACAAGCCGGGGGCCGGGGCCTTCATCGAACTCCGCGACGAGGCCGAGGCCGCCGTCCGCGACATCATCACCGGCCTCGATGCAGGCGAACCGGGCTCCGACGCGGCGCGCATCGCCGATCTGTATGCCAGCTTCATGGACACCGAGCGCATCGAGGCGCTCGGCCCGACGCCGCTGCAGCCCTGGCTCGATCAGGTCGAGCAGGTCGGCACGACGGCGGATCTCTCCCGGCTGTTCGGCACCTGGCTGGCCCTCGGCGTACGCTCCGTCCTCGGCTTCGGAGCCGACGCCGACCCGGGCAATCCGGAGCGCGCGCTGCTGTTCAGCGGCCAGTCCGGGCTCGGCCTGCCGGACGAGAGCTACTACCGCGAGGAGCAGCACGCGAAGATCCGGGACGAGTACGCCCAGCACGTCGAGCGCACGTTCGCCCTCATCGGTGCACCCGACCCGGCCGCCGCCGCGGCCCGCGTACTCGAGCTGGAAACCGCTGTCGCCGCCGCGCACTGGGACAAGGTACGCACGCGGGACCTGCAGCAGATGTACAACCTGACGACCTGGTCCGACTTCGCCGCCGCAGCGCCCGGCATCGACTGGACGGCGTTCCGCGAGGCCGCCGGCATCCCCGAATCCGCGCTCGCCGAGATCGTCAACGCCCAGCCGTCCTATGTGACCGGGCTGGCCGAAATGGTCACCGACGAGCGGCTCGAGCAGTGGCGCGACTGGGCCCGCTTCGCCCTGGTGTCGTCGCTGTCGCCCTATCTGCCGGAGGCGTTCGTCGCGGAGCGGTTCCACTTCTATGGGACGGTCCTGAGCGGTACGCCGACCAATCGTGAGCGCTGGAAGCGCGGTGTGGGGCTGGTCGAAGGGGCGCTGGGCGAGGCCGTCGGCAAGATCTATGTGAACCAGCACTTCACCGTCCGGGCCAAGGAGCGCATGGACGTCCTGGTCGCCAACCTGATCGAGGCCTATCGCCAGTCGATCACCGATCTCGAGTGGATGACCGAGGACACCAAGACCGAAGCGCTGACGAAGCTCTCGCGGTTCCGGCCCAAGATCGGCTTCCCCGAGGAGTGGCGCGACTATTCGACGCTGGCCATCGACCGCACCGACCTCATCGGCAACGTCGTCGCGGCCAACCGGTTCGAGCTCGACCGCGAGGTCGCCAAGGCGCTGCAGCCCGTGGACCTGAAGGAATGGTTCATGACGCCGCAGACGGTGAATGCGTACTATCACCCGCTCCGCAACGAGATCGTCTTCCCGGCCGCGATCCTGCAGCCGCCGTTCTTCAACGACACCGCCGACGATGCGGTGAATTACGGCGCGATCGGCGCGGTCATCGGCCACGAGATCGGCCACGGCTTCGACGACCAGGGCTCGACCTGTGACGGCGACGGCCGTCTGCGGAATTGGTGGACCGATGCCGACCGCGCCGCGTTCACCGACCGGACGAAGGTGCTGATCGATCAGTACGCCGAGCTCTCACCCGAGGGTGCCGACGGCCAGAAGGTCAACGGCGAGCTCACCATCGGTGAGAACATCGGCGACCTCGGCGGCCTGTCGATCGCGCTGAAGGCGTGGCAGATCGCGACCGAGGGCCAGGACGTGCCCGAGGTCGACGGCCTGACCGGTGAGCAGCGGCTGTTCCTGTCGTGGGGTGCGGTGTGGCAGGCGAAGTATCGCCCCGAGATGGTCAAGCAGCGCCTGGCGACCGATCCGCACTCGCCGAACGAGTTCCGGTGCAACCAGATCGTGCGCAACATCGACGAGTTCTACAGCGCTTTCGATGTCACGCCCGACAACGCCCTGTGGCTCGATCCGGAGTTGCGCGTCACGATCTGGTGA
- a CDS encoding DUF368 domain-containing protein has protein sequence MTTDQTEIPGEASAPPTLPDNTIRAAVPQVARGFVLGTVDLVPGVSGGTAALVLGIYRQLIASIHHTATTVTRLVRGDFRGFRDGVRRIPLLWLGGLGIGVVTVILLLSGPLERSLEAFPVPLAGLFSGLITAAIILCWRQLQNVKPMTWVLVAISAVVTFFGLGLAPTNDGTGPAPALWVFFLSGAIAICAMILPGISGAFILVLLGMYPHVIGAVADREWSTMAVFALGCAVGLALSGSALNWLLTHYHDLVLALMIGLMIGSLRVLWPWPHGLGNPEMALPTATTALLPIVLGVGGFALVMSAEAIAKRVRRDDQLA, from the coding sequence GTGACGACCGATCAGACCGAAATCCCCGGCGAGGCCAGCGCACCCCCCACTCTGCCCGACAACACGATCCGAGCCGCGGTGCCGCAGGTGGCGCGAGGGTTCGTGCTCGGCACCGTTGACCTGGTGCCCGGTGTCTCCGGTGGCACGGCCGCGCTCGTGCTCGGCATCTATCGCCAGCTCATCGCCTCGATCCACCACACCGCCACGACCGTGACCCGGCTCGTGCGCGGTGACTTCCGTGGCTTCCGTGATGGCGTACGCCGTATCCCGCTGCTGTGGCTCGGCGGTCTCGGCATCGGTGTCGTCACCGTCATCCTGCTGCTCTCCGGCCCGTTGGAGCGTTCGCTCGAAGCCTTCCCGGTGCCGCTGGCGGGGCTCTTCTCCGGTTTGATCACCGCGGCGATCATCCTCTGCTGGCGTCAGCTCCAGAACGTGAAGCCGATGACCTGGGTGCTGGTCGCGATCTCGGCTGTCGTGACGTTCTTCGGTCTCGGCCTGGCGCCCACCAACGACGGGACCGGCCCGGCGCCCGCGCTGTGGGTGTTCTTCCTGTCCGGTGCGATCGCCATCTGCGCGATGATCCTGCCCGGCATCAGCGGCGCGTTCATCCTGGTCCTGCTGGGGATGTATCCCCACGTCATCGGTGCCGTCGCCGACCGCGAATGGTCGACGATGGCGGTCTTCGCGCTCGGCTGTGCGGTCGGTCTCGCCCTGTCCGGATCAGCGCTCAACTGGCTGCTGACCCACTACCACGACCTTGTCCTGGCCCTCATGATCGGCCTGATGATCGGCTCGCTGCGCGTGCTCTGGCCCTGGCCCCACGGGCTGGGCAACCCCGAGATGGCGCTGCCGACCGCCACCACGGCTCTCCTGCCCATCGTGCTCGGCGTGGGCGGATTCGCCCTGGTCATGTCGGCCGAGGCCATCGCCAAGCGCGTACGCCGGGACGACCAGTTGGCCTGA
- a CDS encoding DUF427 domain-containing protein: MPHRSEPTGELRTETSNRWVRGWLGDRAIVDSREALLFWTPGFPVPFYAFPPHAIASGTLRETTPPSGTHPFFGPRTPVLQWFALAGAHADVPQRPVAWRLAALPERVVVSWEPGVLDRWTEEEDEVFVHPRDPYKRVDALRSSRHVRVLLDREVLAESRFPVLLFETGLPMRSYLPVRDVNLDLLTESATVTRCPYKGETTGYWSFGEHRDIAWSYAEPVPACVEIAGRIAFYDEFVDVEIDGVRQPRPQTSFSRD; the protein is encoded by the coding sequence ATGCCGCACCGCAGCGAACCGACCGGCGAGCTCCGCACCGAGACGAGCAATCGTTGGGTCCGGGGCTGGCTGGGTGACCGTGCCATCGTCGACAGCCGTGAGGCCCTGCTGTTCTGGACTCCCGGTTTCCCCGTGCCGTTCTATGCGTTCCCGCCCCACGCCATCGCCTCCGGGACCCTCCGCGAAACCACTCCGCCGTCTGGCACCCACCCGTTCTTCGGCCCGCGTACCCCGGTCCTGCAGTGGTTCGCCCTGGCCGGGGCGCACGCCGATGTGCCGCAGCGGCCGGTGGCCTGGCGTCTCGCGGCGTTGCCGGAGCGGGTGGTCGTGAGCTGGGAGCCGGGCGTACTCGACCGCTGGACCGAGGAGGAGGACGAGGTCTTCGTCCACCCGCGCGATCCCTACAAGCGCGTGGACGCCCTGCGGAGCTCCCGACACGTCCGGGTCCTGCTCGACAGGGAGGTGCTCGCCGAGAGCCGGTTCCCGGTGCTGCTGTTCGAGACGGGCCTGCCGATGCGGTCCTATCTCCCCGTGCGCGACGTCAATCTCGACCTGCTGACAGAGTCGGCAACGGTGACGCGGTGCCCCTACAAGGGCGAGACGACCGGTTATTGGAGCTTCGGCGAGCATCGCGATATCGCCTGGAGCTATGCCGAGCCCGTGCCGGCGTGCGTGGAGATCGCCGGCCGGATCGCGTTCTATGACGAGTTCGTGGACGTCGAGATCGACGGCGTACGCCAGCCCCGTCCGCAGACCTCGTTCAGCCGCGACTGA
- a CDS encoding thioesterase family protein — MELVRGLPAGFGAGEESLAYYERSDATTFVPTIHAQGAWRTDEQHMAPVAGLMAHCLELHDPRDGMQLSRISFDILGMIPAQPTTVEVRTLRPGKSIELLEAVATIEGRPRVSARAWRLAEFASAEVAGHDLVPMPPPEDVPLWPASDMWGGGYIAGLEFRSVERRPGRSRTWLRSPTDIVADEPSTPTAHFLRLADTANGVAVRVSPHEWAFPNVDLTIHLHREPVPGWMGLDTHVTIGPKGHGLTSSVVHDEQGPVGTIEQMLTVRRSLD; from the coding sequence ATGGAACTGGTGCGTGGCCTGCCGGCGGGATTCGGTGCGGGGGAGGAGTCGCTCGCCTATTACGAGCGATCGGATGCGACGACGTTCGTCCCGACCATTCACGCTCAGGGTGCCTGGCGCACCGATGAGCAACACATGGCCCCGGTCGCCGGTCTCATGGCCCACTGCCTCGAACTCCACGACCCCCGCGACGGCATGCAACTCTCGCGCATCTCGTTCGACATCCTGGGCATGATCCCGGCACAGCCGACGACCGTGGAGGTCCGGACGCTGCGCCCCGGGAAGTCGATCGAACTCCTCGAGGCTGTCGCCACGATCGAGGGGCGACCCCGGGTCAGCGCCCGGGCGTGGCGGTTGGCCGAATTCGCCTCGGCCGAGGTCGCGGGGCATGACCTGGTGCCGATGCCGCCTCCCGAGGACGTGCCTCTCTGGCCCGCCAGCGATATGTGGGGCGGGGGCTATATCGCCGGACTGGAATTTCGCAGTGTCGAGCGTCGACCGGGACGGTCGCGGACCTGGTTGCGCTCTCCTACCGACATTGTCGCGGACGAGCCATCGACTCCGACCGCCCACTTCCTCCGGCTCGCCGACACCGCCAACGGTGTTGCGGTCCGCGTGTCTCCCCACGAGTGGGCGTTCCCGAACGTCGATCTCACCATCCACCTCCATCGTGAACCGGTGCCGGGGTGGATGGGTCTGGATACCCATGTGACGATCGGCCCCAAGGGGCACGGGCTGACCTCATCGGTCGTCCATGATGAGCAGGGGCCCGTCGGGACGATCGAGCAGATGCTGACGGTACGCCGTTCGCTCGACTGA
- a CDS encoding GNAT family acetyltransferase — protein sequence MVIEELGRDDRSCAEAVALWRACGLTRPWNDPMPDLVRALEGPSSTVLVARDRAAGEAQVTGTVMVGHDGHRGWVYYLAVAPDRRGHGLGRELMAAAETWLAERGVPKIQLMIRAGNASVRAFYEALGYADQEVIVMGRSFDQSLNAARSAGN from the coding sequence GTGGTGATCGAGGAACTGGGTCGTGATGACCGATCGTGCGCCGAGGCTGTTGCCCTGTGGCGCGCCTGTGGTCTCACGCGCCCGTGGAACGACCCGATGCCCGATCTCGTACGCGCTCTCGAGGGGCCGTCGTCCACCGTTTTGGTCGCCCGTGACCGGGCTGCCGGGGAGGCTCAGGTCACCGGCACCGTCATGGTCGGCCACGACGGGCATCGGGGCTGGGTCTACTACCTGGCTGTCGCCCCCGATCGCCGGGGCCACGGCCTGGGCCGCGAACTGATGGCAGCGGCGGAGACCTGGCTCGCCGAACGCGGCGTACCCAAAATCCAACTCATGATCCGCGCCGGCAACGCGAGCGTGCGCGCGTTCTATGAAGCCCTCGGCTATGCCGATCAGGAAGTCATCGTCATGGGCCGTTCCTTCGATCAGTCACTCAACGCAGCCCGCTCTGCCGGAAACTAA